Proteins encoded within one genomic window of Solidesulfovibrio sp.:
- a CDS encoding HDOD domain-containing protein, translating to MVLAEDVLTPGGRFLMPKGTTLDGGHLKSLLAWNLPDVGVLEAPQPAAAGAPDALGPLVDEAAEQAVRERFCRFDPESAVGRVLFPLALDREIRRRRAAGAGWEGAEAGRESAAPEEPRRAAGEALEPPASPEALLRDEPKLVSPPEVYQRISEVLRDPASTVEDAAASIRHDPSLAAKLLRLVNSSYYSRTMRAVGGRFPAKVDSLSRAVLVVGGRQLATLALGVSVLPLFQDIPPHWVNMRVFWEHSVGCAVAAQVIAVARGQDDAETAFVAGLLHDIGRIVVYKQASHHMAAAMRQAVADRQPLHVAERETLGFDHAALGGGLLRKWQFPANLEKMVRYHHDLDEPLFLEGPAVVHLADCLATAMGWGGSGNRHVPPLDPAAWEALGLSAEALAGLVPRMEERLAETMHSFFPDRAGPP from the coding sequence ATGGTGCTGGCCGAGGACGTCTTGACGCCCGGCGGCCGTTTCCTCATGCCCAAGGGGACCACCCTCGACGGCGGTCACCTCAAGTCCCTGCTGGCCTGGAACCTGCCGGACGTGGGTGTGCTGGAGGCGCCGCAGCCGGCTGCCGCCGGCGCGCCCGACGCGCTCGGGCCCCTCGTGGACGAGGCGGCCGAGCAGGCGGTGCGGGAGCGCTTTTGCCGGTTCGATCCGGAGAGCGCCGTCGGCCGGGTCCTGTTCCCTCTGGCCCTGGACCGGGAGATCCGCCGCCGGCGGGCGGCCGGGGCCGGCTGGGAGGGCGCCGAAGCCGGCCGGGAGTCCGCCGCGCCCGAGGAGCCGCGGCGCGCCGCCGGGGAGGCCCTGGAACCCCCGGCCTCGCCCGAGGCGCTGTTGCGCGACGAGCCCAAGCTCGTCTCCCCGCCGGAAGTCTACCAGCGCATCAGCGAAGTCCTGCGCGATCCGGCCAGCACGGTCGAGGACGCGGCGGCGAGCATCCGCCACGACCCGAGCCTGGCCGCCAAGCTCCTGCGCCTGGTCAACAGCTCCTACTACTCCCGCACCATGCGGGCCGTGGGCGGGCGCTTCCCGGCCAAGGTCGACAGCCTGTCCCGGGCGGTGCTGGTCGTCGGTGGCCGCCAACTGGCCACGCTGGCCCTGGGCGTTTCGGTCCTGCCGCTTTTCCAGGACATTCCGCCGCATTGGGTCAACATGCGGGTTTTTTGGGAGCACAGCGTGGGCTGCGCCGTGGCCGCCCAGGTCATCGCCGTCGCCCGGGGCCAGGACGACGCCGAAACCGCCTTCGTGGCCGGGCTGCTCCACGACATCGGCCGCATCGTCGTCTACAAGCAGGCCTCCCACCACATGGCCGCGGCCATGCGCCAGGCCGTCGCCGACCGCCAGCCCCTCCACGTCGCCGAGCGCGAAACCCTGGGCTTCGACCATGCCGCCCTGGGCGGGGGGCTGCTGCGCAAATGGCAGTTTCCGGCCAATCTGGAAAAGATGGTCCGCTACCATCACGACCTTGACGAGCCGTTGTTTCTCGAAGGGCCGGCCGTGGTCCATCTGGCCGACTGCCTGGCCACGGCCATGGGCTGGGGCGGCAGCGGCAATCGCCATGTCCCGCCCCTGGACCCGGCCGCCTGGGAGGCCCTGGGGCTTTCCGCCGAGGCCCTGGCCGGGCTCGTGCCCCGGATGGAGGAGCGGCTGGCCGAAACCATGCACAGTTTTTTCCCGGACAGGGCCGGGCCGCCCTGA